The DNA window aattttatttagctagacaatgtttttgctcacggacattatttgtgccatcatggagctcttggagttttaaccaaatttcatgtgccgtatttaaagtgaatacttggctAAACACATTCATGCTAAATGAtttaaacaagcaattcttagctctagcattgaaatgcatttctttttcatcactctttgtgaggttttcgggattcttgatgggtttcatcccgtcacgagtgactctctatgcacctaaatcaaccacctcaaggtggcaagccattctagccttataataagggaagttagtgccgtcaaagtacggaggcctagaggtatccatcctaaccactctaaatggcgtcggctcaacggcggttaagccaaaggtccaaattgagccaaccggctctgataccaattgaaggggaccgtgacacctaagaggggggaggggtgaattaggcaacttaaaattctacttctaaattatggcctctttttctacccttagcaaaacctatacaaaagataagctatctaaatgtgcaactacagttttgctagtgtgttgctatctctaccacaaaagaagtaatacaatcaatgtaagtgcggaagctaaagagcaaggtagaaatatgcaaactcccgtcgacaactccggtatttttaccgaggtgtcgagaagcacgcaagcttccccctagtcctcgttggagcccctcgtaaggaatccctcgcaagggccaagctcccggtcaggtaactccgtggatagcctcgggccttccccacacgcaagtgggtctccaacgtgccttccggcaagcctctctcggatgctccccgccgtcttcactatcaagcttccggccgaaacgccacgggccttgttccctccggtacacggtggcggcataccacaaacgcggttggtgtgatctcgcaagattacaagcccctccgatgtacaataatggtgctcacaagcaccgagtggtaagaggtatgcaaacctcactaaacactaggcctaaacctagagcaagcgcataagcggtggtctaatcaacctaagcacttcgcaaagcgcctacgctaatcacctaatgaatcattgagcactatgcaagtggagatcactaaaatggtgtctcaacacccttggtatgtttcctcagctccatactctcaaatggccggttggggttgtatttataagccccactgagaaagtagccgttggggacgaaattctacttttctgctactgaccggacgctgaagttgtcctgatcggacgcgtccagtcgtcccgatcgttggagccacgatcaactgatcggacgctgccagcgtccggtcacctgccaccggacatgtccggtcgcagtttcatcgctctggaacctctctgtactcgaccggactctgctgtcatgcgtccggtcgatctgccaccagcgtccggtccagcgtccggtcgcgcctgttgccgagcctcttgatcggagcgtccattcactttcttccagcgtccggtcacttctgtgagctcgtttcttcgcgatcttgcgtatggcttagttcctatcttcatgcttggactttgcttgatatcttgagtcttctcttgtgctcctaaggtcttgcttatggtgttgatcatcggatcatcacgtcgccttcgtccaagtcacgtcttgcatcctattgaactacaaaacaatcacttgcaagttcattagttcaatttggttgtgttggtcatcaaacacgaaaatccaaagtaaatgagccaagggtccatttttcttacaggcACTCTAGCGTGGTGTAGCACGTCGCCGCGTTGCGACAGCGCGGTCGCTGTGGATAACGCTGCGACGACGATTCAAGTGTGGGTTCAAGAATGGATGCGGGTGTAGCGATGATCCAAGAGGAAAGTGCGAGTGGAGATTTTTTTTCAAGCAGATAGATGTGTCTGTGCAGATGACAGTGTTGGGCCGTTCAGACGGACGTCAAGACCCACCAACGTAAAAGCTACGTCAAGACCCACCAACGTAAAAGCGTCCAGACGAAATGGTCGTCCTACCCAAAGCATTTCGGAGAAACATAGTAATACTGGCCGTGGGCTATCGATCCGTGCCAATAGAGACTATAGAGTAAGCTTGTCAAAATCACAATCATATAAGATTCATTAAATATAAAAAACATAAACACGTACACTATTTACTAAAACCGCGTAGACTCAGGCTTCTTAGTACAGATCTTAAAAGGACGTAAAAGTATATTTTAACAACCATGAggtctgttcgcttgaacttatcagctgacttatcagctaaaatctatattatttttctctcacaacaaagcagtttcagccggctttaataccagccgactAGGTACAGGCAGAGTAAGTTTACaggtagaaaaaaaaaacaatgaagCACGGCGTAGCTGGCCCAAAACTTTAACTTTATTTTCGCGTTTGATGTACTTTTTATATCAATAATTAATCATGGATTTTTGATTTGTTATAAATGTAAACGTGCCATAATAAAATGACAACCAAGCAAAAATAAAGTTGAGAGGGTTATAATATAATAGAGCTCTTGAAACCTACAAGAAGCCAACGAATCGGATTGTCAAATACCTATGAGCGTTTCCATTATCAGCTTTCCACAATGTAAGACCCTGTTTGATAGAGCCATAGCAAGAGTTATCTTTTTCTTCTTTAAAAACGAATTATGAGAGTTTTTTGTTAGTATTATTTCTGTCTAAACTCATATTTGCCTCAATTCATAATTTAGTTCCACTCTAAGCCTAAGTTATTACTCCctccttcaaaaaaaaaatgcaattctcatACTTTAAGAAgtcaaatgatttaaactttgacCAAAATTATGTATATAAAAGTTATACTTCCTTCATCacaaattataaaacgttttgacatttttagattcatagaaagccaaaacgttttataatttagaacatagGAGTAACATTTAGGGTACAAAATAAATACTGTTAAattaattatagaatatattttcatgataaatttatttaaagacataaatactaatactatttactataaagtAGGTCAAACTTGAACTAATTTGGCTGGCATGAATCGTAtacttatatatattttttgatgCATCGGAAAGAGTACACTATACACCTGACCTGTTTTAGCAAAATTTTGTGGAATGTTTGGCATCAACCGaccatggccttgtttagattgggattaggaatcagtatttggcactgtagcactttcgtttgtatttgacaattattgtccaatcatggcctaactaggctcaaaaaattcgtctcgtaatttacaatgtaattagttatttttttatttacatttaatactccatacatatgtccaaagatttaatgtgatgaagagagagtgaaaaaacttgtaatctaaacgaggcccatgTCCTTATTTTGGACCCGGTTTTTAGGACTCAGGACACCTCGCTGGACACACGTGACTTTGGTCAGGTCAGGTACGAACCAAAGCGAAAGCAGCATCACTGAGCACTGTACTTTGTGTTAGAAGAAACGCAGGATAATCCACTGTCTATATCCATAAGTGTTCGgctgggctgaaacgatcgtatacaaTTGTTGATTAGTACTGCTGGccagtttggtgtgagagaaaaatattattttaattgaaaatttacgatcatttacgacccaGCAAACAGCCGCAAGATGTGTACTTAATCAACCGGTTGAAGTTGAAGGCACAGAATATACGTACTTTAGCTGACCCCGGATGTGATGCAAGCAAAGGACAAGAGACGAGCCATGAGCCCACTGAATCCAAGCGAAGTTAGCATGCACGTGACCATCCTATAGTTGAGTACGTGTTGACtaccgagcccaccggtgagtAGAACTATAGAAACGCACATGGCTTGTTGGATCGAGGCGACACTCAGTTGAGTGCACCTGTATCGATCATGTTTTCGTGCATGGCACTACGTTACATACACTCCATGTGGTCCTGGAGTCACGAAGAAGGAAGGGGCTCTCAAACGCTAGCCATGCAGCTCAAAGATCCAAAAGttcaatcacacacacacacacacaaaaaaatccatttcaaaattatGTTCTCGAGAAATCTTAAGCTAATTTGCCTTGAAGGTTATGTTTAACCGAGCTATAGCTTTTATATTTTctacaaaaaaatcaaactttatgGGGTAAAACAATGTAGTTTAAATCTCTGTATATTTCATCTAAAATACTCGATCACAACTTGCACACAACTCGAGCTAGCTTTACTAAAAACTAGGATCGGCCAACTTGCACGAACTATTCTTTTAGTATTAGCTCTGCTGGACAATGAGACAGCAGGACTTGAGGCGTGGATCCGTGGTACAAGACGTGTTTGCAATTTGGAAAATTCGAAACAAAAAACATTCCCCACTCTTTCGAATACTATTTTCATAATTTGAAAACTGACTGTAGGAAGCCAGTGGACCCCACCCGCAGTGCAGAAGAGGAAGGGATAATCGTGATTGCTCATACACAAGGAAACACATCTTAACACTTCCGAGATAATCGCACTATTTATTTtggcttgtttgacttataagcacTATCCTAACTTTACTAAAAACTAGGATCGGCCAACTTGCACGAACTATTCTTTTAGTATTAGCTCTGCTGGACAATGAGACAGCCTATGTTGAGGACTTGAGGCGTGGACCCGTGGTACAAGACGTGTTTGCAATTTGGAAAATTCGAAACAAAAAACATTCCCCACTCTTTCGAATACTATTTTCATAATTTGAAAACTGACTGTAGGAAGCCAGTGGACCCCACCCGCAGTGCAGAAGAGGAAGGGATAATCGTGATTGCTCATACACAAGGAAACACATCTTAACACTTCCGAGATAATCACACTATTTatttgggcttgtttgacttataagctatgactgaaagtactgttgaccgatttgatgtgagagaaaaatactattcgttagcTGACCACTATGATTTATAAGTCAAATACGATTACGGAACAGGACTGCAAAAGGAAGGAAACtataataaagaaaaaaaaaagttggaTTTCCGTAAGCGTGTCCTGACAACCGCCCCTACCCACGAAAGACAAACGTCTCGCGCACCCGGGTCGGAGCCCACGTATCCCCAGACCCCACCACCACTATGCCTCGCTGACACCGGGCCCACTCCTTCTCCGTCCCCACCCGTCAGTGACACGTACCACCGCCCCCATGACCCCCCCCGCCTGCTACGCTTTCTCACAGTTTCACGCAGTTCCCAGTAGCCGTAGGCGGGCGGCCGAATTCGAGAGCGGTTCCGGCGGCGTGGGCGGCGCTGTGCCCGAGATTGGAGAGCCGCGTGGCGTGGTGGGCGGCTGGCAACGTACTGGCGGCGCGCGCGATGTGGGCGGCCGGCGGCGGGAGGGAGTCCGCCGCGGCCGCTGTGCTGCGGGTGCTGCTGATCGCGACCGCCTGCGGCCTCGTCTTCGCGCTCCTCCACCTCCCGCTCCCCGACGGCCGCGCCCGCTCCGCCGGCCCCGGCGGTGAGTCCAGCGACCTGCCTCGCTCCTCCCGTCGCGCTAATTTGGTTGGGAGCGCCGGGTTCAGTGGTGCCCTTGGCGTGTGCTTAATTTGCCTTGCTGATACCGATGGGAACCTGCTTTGCGTGCAGGTGGGGAGCGCGGCGCTGGTGGGGGCGGTGGGGCCCGCCTGTCGGTGCACCAGGTGATAGTGGGACTGTTGCCCCAGACGACGATCCTGACCTGATTCTGGTCCTTTCCTTCTTCAGTTCTGTCGATTCCATCCTGTTTCGCTTCGCTTGTCTTGAATGTGAATTTGGTGTGTTTTTTTTGCAGGGGCGGATTCGAGAGGCCAGAAGGCTGAGTGTCGTCAGCGAAGAGGTAATTCGTGGCAACTGTGATGTTGTTTGTTGGGATTATCTATGAGCAGTGTACTATTGTATAtagttttttgaaaaaaaaaatctgggAACAACTTTTTCCATTTCATCCTTGGAAGTAGTTGTTCCTGGGACCTGGGTGTTAGTGTGGTAGAGAAGTGCCACTGCTGAATTGTACTAATAAAAAGTAGCGTTTGTGGTGCCAAATTGCTGAATTCTGTAGCCTGAATATGAAATTGGACTACAGTAGACAGGGGAACCACTAATTATCTGTCAGGGAACAGTAATTCAACTAGGATTTTCTCCCCTGTTTTTTTTCTTGCTTATACTGTATAATATGTGGCTGAACCTTTTCCAGTCCACAATGAATATTGCGAGGTTTTGGTCAATTTCCTCTGCAAAACGACTTGTCCTTTTCAATATGTTTCTGAGCAGGTGTACAATCCCTGTTTCAACTGAATGCGGTTAAAGATACTAATGTCAATGAGTCTTTCTGCAGATAGACGGGAAAACTGATGAAACTGCGGCGGAAGAAGATGAAAGGATATCTAAATCTCCCCCGGACACTAAAGAAAAGATATGGATGATGCAAGATCAGCTAATCATGGTGAAGGCATACTTGCATTTTGCTTCTCCCCAAGGTAGTGTACATTTAGTTCAAGAACTGAAATTGAGGCTAAAAGAGATCGAAAGGGCAATAAGCCACTCAAGTGGAGGTGCCCATGTACCTGGGAGGTAAGTTTTGGTTACAATGATCATTAAAGTAGTTCTGTTAAACCATGCAAATGCTTCATGGAAGAAACGATTCTGTTACTgacataaaaaagaaaaacaccaTGCAGTGCGTTGCAAAAAATGAAGGCGATGGAGATGACCCTTTCCAAGGCTCAGAGGACCTACCCACGTTGCTCTCAGATGACATCAAAGCTACGTGCAATGATGCATAACAGTGAAGAATTGGTCAGAGCACACCAAAGTGAATCTTCATTCCTCGAGCAGGTTGCTGTGAGGACATTACCCAAAGGCCATCACTGCCTAGCAATGCAACTTACCGCAGAATACTTTTCGTTAGATCCCATTAAACGCGAATTCCCTAAAAGAGACAGCATGCAGTTGGATGGTTATTATCATTATGCAATATTCTCAGACAATGTGCTTGCAAGTGCTGTGGTTGTCAACTCTACAATTGCTGCATCAACGGTATGGTCTTAGATTCGTGAAGCAATATTACTTGGCTTTCTTTTTCTGTGAGCTGCTTGCTTACTCAATGCACTATATAATTAAAACAATAGTGGAACTTCAATGTGCAACTGCTGCTGTATGCTTTCTGCATGTCTGTACTTACCCTGCCTTTCATTTTCTATAATTTTGAGGGACTCATTGGATGGATACTTATCTTTGATTACCTTATTATTTATGTTATATGATGAGAATTTACATGCAAGGAGCATGGAAGGAAGGACTGCACTATGACTTCTTCAGTATGACTTGTTGATATTTTCATTCCATCCATCCTGGAATATTCTTTTGATTCAGTCTATTTTATTTTACAGGATCCTGGAAGGATAATATTACATATTGTAACTGATGCATTGAACTATCCTGCAATGATGATGTGGTTTCTGACAAACCCACCAACTCCAGCATCAATCCAAATCAAAAGCCTAGATGATTTGAAATGGTTGCCTGGTAATTTCAGTTCCAGATTCAAGCTGAAGGGTGTTCGAGATCCAAGATACACTTctgcacttaaccacttgcgtttTTATTTGCCAGAAGTGTTTCC is part of the Miscanthus floridulus cultivar M001 chromosome 9, ASM1932011v1, whole genome shotgun sequence genome and encodes:
- the LOC136482198 gene encoding probable galacturonosyltransferase 4, whose product is MWAAGGGRESAAAAVLRVLLIATACGLVFALLHLPLPDGRARSAGPGGGERGAGGGGGARLSVHQGRIREARRLSVVSEEIDGKTDETAAEEDERISKSPPDTKEKIWMMQDQLIMVKAYLHFASPQGSVHLVQELKLRLKEIERAISHSSGGAHVPGSALQKMKAMEMTLSKAQRTYPRCSQMTSKLRAMMHNSEELVRAHQSESSFLEQVAVRTLPKGHHCLAMQLTAEYFSLDPIKREFPKRDSMQLDGYYHYAIFSDNVLASAVVVNSTIAASTDPGRIILHIVTDALNYPAMMMWFLTNPPTPASIQIKSLDDLKWLPGNFSSRFKLKGVRDPRYTSALNHLRFYLPEVFPSLSKVVLLDHDVVVQNDLTGLWYLDMKGKVIGAVETCTSSEGFHRLDSLVDFSNPNIFNKLDPKACAFAFGMNIFDLNEWRKQDLTTTYHKWFQLGKIQKLWKAGSLPLGQIIFYNRTLPLDRRWHVLGLGHDFSRGRDELESASVIHYSGKLKPWLEISIPKYRDYWNRYLNYDKPHLQQCNIHG